A single Streptomyces sp. Edi2 DNA region contains:
- a CDS encoding ATP-binding cassette domain-containing protein: MTAAGVDVVARGASVRGPRGPVFEGVDLDVPAGGLLVAHGPAGSGRTSLLLALAGRMRLSGGAIRVGGHVLPAEGRRVRRLVAIARAAPAIDLEGRLRVREVMAERCLTSPGVTERRIRQACETLDLAPRGADLVEDLGPADGLLLATALALAEQPRALVIDDVDDGLPPEAHGPVWEALHRVQDHGPTVLAGCLRPPPLPPTPTTPGLIALSLPQRSRDRFPAGTAAVREDADI, translated from the coding sequence ATGACAGCTGCTGGAGTGGACGTGGTGGCCCGCGGGGCGAGTGTGCGGGGGCCGAGAGGCCCGGTGTTCGAGGGAGTGGACCTGGACGTGCCGGCGGGCGGACTGCTGGTCGCTCACGGCCCGGCCGGATCCGGGCGTACCTCTCTGCTGCTCGCGCTCGCCGGGCGGATGCGGCTCTCCGGCGGAGCCATCCGGGTCGGCGGGCACGTCCTGCCCGCCGAGGGGCGCCGGGTACGCAGGCTGGTCGCCATCGCCCGGGCCGCGCCCGCGATCGATCTCGAAGGACGGCTGCGGGTGCGAGAGGTGATGGCCGAACGCTGCCTGACCAGCCCCGGTGTGACGGAGCGCCGTATCCGCCAGGCATGCGAGACCCTGGACCTCGCCCCACGCGGGGCAGACCTGGTCGAGGACCTCGGCCCCGCCGACGGGCTGCTGCTGGCGACCGCCCTGGCCCTCGCCGAACAGCCCCGCGCCCTCGTGATCGACGACGTAGACGACGGCCTGCCGCCCGAAGCGCACGGTCCCGTGTGGGAGGCCCTGCACCGGGTCCAGGACCACGGACCCACGGTGCTGGCCGGCTGCCTCCGCCCGCCCCCGCTCCCGCCCACTCCCACCACCCCCGGCCTGATCGCGCTGTCACTGCCGCAACGGAGCCGTGACCGCTTCCCGGCCGGGACGGCCGCTGTCCGAGAGGACGCCGACATATGA